The genomic segment ACCTGTACCTCCTTCCACATGAGCTAAAGCCCCTGTGGGCTGTTCTGGGGTAAGATGGTTCCCACAGGGAAGGGCATCTCACTTGTGGGTTAGGGACTCCCTGATGGGAGTGGGCATTCCTAGGCTCCGTCAGGAAATGAACCACTGGATGGGCCTGAAAGACTATGCCTGCTCTTAGAGCCTTGCTCCTAAATTGGGGTGAAGAGGGACTGAGGCCCACTGAGGGGAGAAGAGAACCATGAGCAGACCCCAAGTGATGCCTGACCTCCAGGTGCAGACTTCCCCTAGCCAGCCATGAGGGGTCTTCTGGGAGCATTCTCCAGACACAGAACCCCACTCCCCTCGCTTCCTACACTGCTTCGAGTTGTGGATGCCCTGGGCTTGTGTGTGGACTGCGAGATATTACTCTCTGCCCTCTCTGCCTTCGAGGGAGTTCTGTTTACATGCCCTGGCCTGGCTGAGGATTCGAGGGCAATCAGGGTCCTCTGAGGCCTGGATGGCTGTGATGTGTACACTGCTGAGACCCTCAAGAGAAAGGAGACCTCAGAGATGAGAGCCCAAGAGGAAGGTCCCGGAGGCAGCGGGCTCCCTGGGGAAGGTGCTCAGAAGCCCCTGTCATGGTGGCACCCTGGCCTGCACCCAGGTCCTCTCTCACACCACCCACCCTGGTCTGGGGAGGCTCTGACTCACCATCAGCCTTGGGAAGTCCCCAGCCTGTCACAGTGCAGACAGAATTGTCCTTCAGCACATAGTCCAAGCCAGGCAGGCAGATGGGCCAGACATAATTGTTGTACTGGAGCATCCGCTTGAGCTTGAGGAGGCCGATGTTGTTGTGCCGGCCAACCCAGGACCAGTACCGCCGCGCCCGGTACCTGCTGTTCACAATCACCTGGAGCACCGGGATGTCGGAGGTAGTCTGCGTCACCTGGTCAATCCACGGACTCCCCACCCTCACTGAATAGAAAACATCACGCCTAGGGGAACCAAGAGGGAGCCTGCAGTCAGCTCCAGGCAGCCCACCCCCGCCTCCAGCCCCTGCCGTCCTGCCCTCTGAGCAAATCCTGGCAGGCCACCCACCTGTTTCCAGCCTGCTGAGCCTACTCCTCACGACAGATGTGAACAGGGCCCTGCACTGTGTAGCCAGTCCTCACAGCCCTTCATTTTATggagggggaaactgagacccagagaagccCAGTGACCTGCTCAGGGATGCACAGCTAGGAGGCAGAACTGGGATACGGACCCAGTTTGCTCTGATTCCAAACGCTGGACTCTCCTGGGCCCCGAGAGGGGCAGAGGCCCTGTGGAGTTGGCCATGGCCTTGTTCTCTGATTGCCATCCCTGGCATTCCCCTTGAAGTCTCTGTGTTGGCCCTTAGGCCTGGAACATGCTTCTCCACTGGTCAGCTCTCACAGCCAGCACAGACGTTACCCTCACGCCACCCCCTGGCCCCTGAACATCAGCATACCCATTCTTGTGTCCTCACACCGACCAAACTCCCTTGGGAGCATCTATCTTCTCCCCTACCGAGCTGAGAGGAATAGTCCAtcccctctctgcctccagtGCCCAGGCCAGGGCCTGGCTCAAAGGAGTATCAAAGACTGTTGATTGAAAAAAGGAGGGAATGAGGAAGTGGGACCAAAGGGGGTGGAAGGAAAGCACTAGGACCTTCCTCCTGCGGAGAGGAGGTGAGAGGCCAGACAAATGGCTTCTGAGCCTCCATTCCTTGTCTGTGGAATGAATGCACAAGACTGAGGGCCAGGAGAGGGGAGCACAGGGTGGGAACACTCAAAAGACTGGCCCCTGGGAAGGAATTTGCAggacccagcccccacctgcttGGAGCCAGGGTGAggtggggctgggattgtagGGTTCCAAGGAGGGCATAGCTGTGACAGCCGCTGACAGACCAGCTGGGCTGGGTAACTGGGCGtctccacccaccccacctgGGCCCCAACTCACTGGATCAGGCAGTGGGCCACAGTCAGCACCCACCGGGAGGCAATGATGGTGCCTGCGCAGACATGTGTGCCGTTGGCCTGCACACTGACCATCCATGGCCACCGCCGAGCCATGGCCTCTGGGTACCTGAGGGTGGGGTCCGGCTCGTAGGAGAAGCCacaggctgaggaggaaggtGAGAGCTTGATAAGGGATGGGCCCTTCCCTGTACCCCCACCCTTTCCACCTGACCTCCCACCTCTCCAGCCACTGGCCTGCACCCATCCAAGTGGTGCTCCTTTTCCACTTCTCACCACAGAATGATGCTGTCCACGTGTGGACTGGGGTCTCCAGTCTCAGGAGGGCCTCAGCACTGCCCAGGTATCTCCCTCCCTGTTCTCATAGCCTGGGCCCAAAAGCATCCCCAGCCGACCAGCCCGGTGTACCACTGGCCCCTTTGTCCTGCCCAGCATGCCCTCAGCTCCAGCCAAACCCTTCACAAATTAATCTGTGTTTCCTTCTGGTTCTATCCTCACTGTGCCCCCAGCTTCGGCCAAGGCagacccctctccctcctctgggaACCCGCTCCTGTGATTCAGTGAGAGGAAAATGGACAACCCAACATAAAAATAGGCAGTATGTATGAACAGGCATATCTCACGAGGAACCCCCAGCAGCAAATGACCACAGAGCTGCCCAGCCCTGTCAgtcttcagggaaatgcagacTTGAATCACAATGAGGTTCTGCTCCGTACCACCTGCCTGGCAAAAACTAATGTCTCTGATCCCGCGTGCTGGTAAGGATTAGCACCCCAGAATCCACCGCTGGTGGGAGAGTCAATTGCTGCAGCCACCTTGGGAAGCAGTTTTTTAAATCGAAGATGCACATATCAACATCCCTGCAGTCCCGCTCCTAGGTGTTCTCCAAATGGATTAGTAGATAGAACAATCAACATAAGTGGGCCATGACAGGAAAGAGAATGTCAGAGTACTGCTAGGTCCTGTCTATGAGACTTTCTGTGGCAGTTAAATGGTATGCAGAGAGTCCCAGGATAAGTATTTCTTATGTGAGTCTCAGTTAAACATGCTTAAGCCACTACTCAAGAGAACATCTTACACACAGGCCCTGCACACACCACAGGAAGGTTCACACAGCCCAGTTCTGAAAGCCGTGCTGCAGAACCCCAAGGTGTCTGGCTGGGAGCCTGGGTCAGGGGCAGGCCGAGTCAGGGTCTGGAGCAGGAGAAGCCACTGGCCCCACAGCCAGCTCAGGGAGGCGGGAAATGCTGCCCATCCAAAGCTCCTCTGATTTTCCTGCCTCCTACCTTGTCCCAGAAGATCCATTCCTCCAGGCAGGACCAGGAACTGGCCCACAATAAGAGCTCAATAAACACTAGTAGAAGGAAGGCGTCTTTTACCCCCACTCTCCGCCCCTTCCTCCCCTGTCCCTTCTGCCGCTGGGATCAAAGGTCTTTAAGACTCCTCAGACATCGTCCTTGCCTCATGGAGTCCCCGGTACTCACAGTGGTGTAAGACGGGTTCAGAAACAGAGGACTGTGTCGGGACGGTGGTCGGGGAATCCTGGGCAAGGCGAGGCAGGTCTGAGGGACAGGTGGCCTTGGGAGAGCAAAGGACCCCGGGGTCGGCCGGGTCGGCTGCAGACAGCGCCCCCGGAGCTTGCTCTGAGCCTAAGCAACCTGCGGAAGGACACGAGCGGATGAGATGAGGCTGGCAAGGCTGAGTGGGGCAGTGGGGGCACGGGGCTTACCAGCGGGccgcagcaacagcagcagcagcagcaacaaaaggGCGCGGGCGTGGGTGGCGGCAGACGTCCGTGGGCCCTGCCCGCGGGCCCATATCCCGCACCAGGGCTCCATCCCACGGTAGCAGCGATTGCGCCTCTCCACCGCGCTCCTGTGCGCGTCCCCGACGGCGCCCCCCATTGGCCGCACGCCGCGGCCTCTGGCGCGGTTGGGTGTGGGCGCCCCCCAGGGGCCATCCTCCAGGGCGCTCCAGGTGTCCGCCCGCGAGGGCGCCCCTAGCGACCGGCCACCCTTTCGCCTTCCAAGCCCTAGTCTGGCCGGGCAGGCCGGCTGACCGCCCTGTTTCCAGCGAcgtcctccctccttggcccctCCTCTACCTCCTCTGGGCCAAGCAGTTTCCTGGGGTCGCTCGACCTAACCTCGGTCAGTTCCTGGacttccccacccctctgccaGTTGCCCTGGACTGGTTCATGCTGTCACCCTCCATCTCACGTACTGAGATGAAAACCAAACCCCTGGGACTCTCCAAGTGGCCCCCATCTTCCCTCCAGCCTGGTAACGACAGTGGGACTTTGCCCCAGCACTGAAATTAAGCAGATTAACATGGTTTAAGTAATGATTTGTAAAGACTGCATCATTTTAAGCTACTATGTGCCCCCCGCATCCATTCGGCAAATGTCCTTGCTTCACCGATTCGTCTGTGTACTGCTTAGGAAAGATGGCACCGGCGAAGGGACTGTCCACGGAGAAAGAGTGACGGTTACCACTAAGCCATTGTGGGAGCAGGAGGTCACTGCATGTTAGCATTTTGATGGTTCAATGCCACAGAtagataatacatttaaaaagtagtgTAGGAGAAACACCAGAGCTGTCTATTCCAGTCTCTGAAAAGACAGCACCACTCCCCTCTGGGGCCCCACGGGGCAGGGTGGCTGGCTGCTCTGAACCTCAGGCGTCCTGAGTCTGAGGGGTCCCCTTACTACCTCACACAGGGGACAGGGCTCCGTCCTCAGTCTGGCTGGCTTGGGCCAGCCTTCTTTGCTCTCTGGAGTCTGCGGAAAGTTGCTGACAACATCTCAGGAGCTAAGGTACAGTCCCCTCACACATTCACCATCCAAGCAAGCACTCTGCCCTATCCCCACAccacccacccctgccagggaggcaggaggaactgGTCAGATTCTGCAGACCCCTAGGGGAGGATAGGAAAGGTTGGGAGAAGACCGTGGGTTCTGAAACATGGTCCACAGCATGGGTCTGTGATC from the Eulemur rufifrons isolate Redbay chromosome 7, OSU_ERuf_1, whole genome shotgun sequence genome contains:
- the PRSS50 gene encoding probable threonine protease PRSS50, whose product is MGGAVGDAHRSAVERRNRCYRGMEPWCGIWARGQGPRTSAATHARALLLLLLLLLLRPAGCLGSEQAPGALSAADPADPGVLCSPKATCPSDLPRLAQDSPTTVPTQSSVSEPVLHHSCGFSYEPDPTLRYPEAMARRWPWMVSVQANGTHVCAGTIIASRWVLTVAHCLIQRDVFYSVRVGSPWIDQVTQTTSDIPVLQVIVNSRYRARRYWSWVGRHNNIGLLKLKRMLQYNNYVWPICLPGLDYVLKDNSVCTVTGWGLPKADGVWPQFRTIQEKEVTILNSKECDNFYHSFSKIPSLVQIINSKMICAKDVSREEFCYEVSGEPLVCSMEGTWYLVGMVSWGAGCQKSQAPPIYLYISSYQNWIWDRLNGQPLAMLAPSRALLLALPLPLSLLAAL